CCATACACGGCGCATGCGCTTCGGGGAATGCGCCCCAATGAGAAAAACGCAATACGCCAAGGGAAAAGCATGGACGTTACTCAGCGCGGCCAAAGGGGTAAAAAGACACAGGGTAAAGACAATAGCGATTGCGCCTATCGCCTTTTCCTTCAACTTAGGATGCAGCCACAACGCCAATGGGAGAACCACGCAATAAAGAACTAAAACGCCCCTGTGAAAGAGGGAATCCCCGTCCACTACATCAGCAGCATAAGAAACCGAAGAAACCCAGAAAAACAGCGGAATGAGAATTCTCCACGGTGGGCCTACCCACGCGCGAAGTGCATCGGGCCATAGCTTCTTCATGGCTTTCTAGGCTAGCGCAGGCGCTAATCCATAGTCCTCATCCCTGGGGCTGACTAGACTGGCGGGCATGCACCACGAGTTCTTTGAGGTTGATGTTTTTGCCACGGGTGCCTTTAACGGCAATGCCTTGGCGGTGATTGCGGGCGCCGATGGCCTAAGTACCGAGCAGATGCAGGCAATCGCGAACTGGACCAACTTTTCTGAAACCACCTTCTTGCTCGAGCCTGGCGACGCCCGCGCGGACTACCGCGTGCGCATTTTCACCCCGTACGAGGAGTTTGATTTTGCCGGCCACCCCACCTTGGGCAGCGCTGCCGCGTGGCGGGCATTAGGCAATCAGCCACGGGAAAAGGGACGCATCGTCCAAGAATGCGGCGTGGGCTTGGTAACCGTCCGCGAAGAGGGCGAAGTCTTTTCCTTTGCTACCCCGCCGCTGCGCCGCGAAGAACCGCTGAGCCCAGCGGAGCTAAAGGAGGCCTGCGCTAGGCTCGGGCTAGATAGCGCGGAAGTTGTGGACCATGGCTGGGTGGACAATGGCCCGGGCTGGCGCCTGCTTCAATTGCGCGATGCCGCGGCGGTGCGCGCGGTTGAGCCCCGGGCCGAGCGCCCCAAGGTCGGCGTTGTGGGCCTTAATCCCAACGCCACAGAGAGCGAGCCGGCCTATGAGGTGCGGGCCTTTACTACCCAATACGAAGACCCAGTCACCGGTTCTTTCAATGGCGGCGCCGCGCAGTTTATGCGCTCGCGTAACTTGGTGCCGCCGCGCTATACAGCAACACAAGGCAGCCAGATTGGCCGGTCGGGCGAAGTATTTATCAACGATGACGGCACGGATATTTGGGTGGGCGGTCGCGCCCAGATTCGCGTGCGCGGAACACTGGAGGTTTAGATGCAGCTACACCACCACTTTGCCCAGAAGCTTCCCCACTTGGTTCGCCCCACCGAGGGTGAGGAGCAACCGAACCCACAGATGGTCATCCTGAACGAGGAACTAGCCAGGCAGTTGGGCTTTGACCCGGACTGGCTGCGCTCCTCCGAGGGCATAGATTTCCTTACCGGCCGCGCGGGCGGCCACGCCATGGCCTATTCCGGCTTCCAATTCGGTGCGTTTAACCCGCAAATGGGAGACGGCCGGGCCATGCTCTTGGGCGAGGTGGAAAAGGACGGCCGGTTATGGGATCTCCATGCCAAGGGAACTGGGCTTACTCCCTTTTCCCGCCTCGGGTCCGATGGCCGCGGAACGCTATCTTCCATGCTGCGCGAGTACCTAATCTCTGAGGCCATGCATGCCTTGGGTGTTCCCACCACCCGGGCGCTAGCGGTTATCTCCACCGGACGACCCATTCAGCGCAGGCACGTGCAACCGGCCGGCATTGTGGTACGCGTGGCAGCCAGCCATATCCGCGTCGGCACCTTTCACCTAGCCGCGCAGACGGATTACACCCGACAGTTGGCCGACTATGCCATTGCGCGACACTACCCTGGCGCGGGCTACCAGGAATTTTTCACCCAGGTGATGGATGCACAGATCCGCACCGTGTCCCACTGGATGCGCTTGGGCTTTATTCATGGCGTGATGAATACGGATAACACCACCATCTCTGGCGAAACCATTGACTATGGCCCCTGTGCCTTTATGGAGGCCTATTCGACCGCCACGGTCTTTTCCAGCATCGATAGGCAGGGCCGTTATGCCTTTGGCAATCAACCCTCCATTCTGGGATGGAACCTGGCCCGCTTGGCAGAATCCCTCCTGCCGCTTTTTGATTTGGACATGAATAAGGCCATGGACTTTGCCCAGGAATCCATCAACGGCTTTACCGACCGCTTTGCGGACCAGCGCAGAGCAGATTTAGCACAGGCTTTGGATACCTCTCTAGAAGTCGCTTCTTCCTATGCGGCTGCCATGCAGCTCAACGGCCCAGATATCACGCTGGCTCACCGCGCTCTTGCCGACGCCGCCGCGGGCCACCCCACCCACGCCCGCGAGCTCTTTGCCGAGGAAGACTTCTTGGATGACTACCTTGCCTCCTCGCCCGTTCCTTCCCGCGTCGATAGCGCCATGCCGCGGGTTATCCCGCGCAATCTCGCCGTAGAATCCGCGCTGGATGCTGCCGAACGCGGGGAGATGGGCCCGTATCAGGAGCTCCTCCACGCGGTCACCCACCCGTGGGAGCCCAACTCCACGTTCGAATCGCCGGATCCTAATGGTCTCGAGGGCTACCTCACCTACTGCGGCACCTAGGGCTGCCATTACCTGCCTAGGACGCACGAAACCCTCGCACCGGCACGAAGGGGGTGCGAGGGTTTGTGAGGCCGAAAGCTAGCTCTTAGCGGTCCAGCTTCAGGGTCTTCTGGGTGTACTCCCACATCTCGTCGTACAGCTTCTCATCGTTGCGCAGCTTGATGCCATAAGACGGAACCATCTCGCGGATCTTGTCTGCCCAATCAATCATGTGCTCGCCGAAGCAACGCTCCAGCAGCTCCAGCATGACGGCTGGGGCAATGGATGCACCCGGGGAAGCGCCAAGCAGGCCGGCGATATTGCCCTCCTGGTTGTTCACCAAGGTGGTGCCGAACTCGAGGGAGCCGAACTGCGGAGCACCAGCAGGCTTAATCACCTGGACGCGCTGGCCTGCGATAACGGTCTCCCAGTCGCTTTCCTTTGCTTCCGGTACGTACTCGCGCAGGGCTTCCACGCGGTCCGAGAAGCTCTTGCGCACCTCAT
This genomic stretch from Corynebacterium tuberculostearicum harbors:
- a CDS encoding protein adenylyltransferase SelO, whose protein sequence is MQLHHHFAQKLPHLVRPTEGEEQPNPQMVILNEELARQLGFDPDWLRSSEGIDFLTGRAGGHAMAYSGFQFGAFNPQMGDGRAMLLGEVEKDGRLWDLHAKGTGLTPFSRLGSDGRGTLSSMLREYLISEAMHALGVPTTRALAVISTGRPIQRRHVQPAGIVVRVAASHIRVGTFHLAAQTDYTRQLADYAIARHYPGAGYQEFFTQVMDAQIRTVSHWMRLGFIHGVMNTDNTTISGETIDYGPCAFMEAYSTATVFSSIDRQGRYAFGNQPSILGWNLARLAESLLPLFDLDMNKAMDFAQESINGFTDRFADQRRADLAQALDTSLEVASSYAAAMQLNGPDITLAHRALADAAAGHPTHARELFAEEDFLDDYLASSPVPSRVDSAMPRVIPRNLAVESALDAAERGEMGPYQELLHAVTHPWEPNSTFESPDPNGLEGYLTYCGT
- a CDS encoding PhzF family phenazine biosynthesis protein, which encodes MHHEFFEVDVFATGAFNGNALAVIAGADGLSTEQMQAIANWTNFSETTFLLEPGDARADYRVRIFTPYEEFDFAGHPTLGSAAAWRALGNQPREKGRIVQECGVGLVTVREEGEVFSFATPPLRREEPLSPAELKEACARLGLDSAEVVDHGWVDNGPGWRLLQLRDAAAVRAVEPRAERPKVGVVGLNPNATESEPAYEVRAFTTQYEDPVTGSFNGGAAQFMRSRNLVPPRYTATQGSQIGRSGEVFINDDGTDIWVGGRAQIRVRGTLEV